In bacterium, one DNA window encodes the following:
- the selB gene encoding selenocysteine-specific translation elongation factor, with translation MAQPKRIVLGTAGHIDHGKTSLVRALTGIDTDRLKEEKLRGITIELGFATLDLPGGRRMSIVDVPGHEKFVRTMVAGASGIDTVLFVVAADEGVMPQTREHLEICSLLGVASGVVALTKADMVDEEYLELAREDVASLVKGTFLEGAPIVPVSSVTGQGLDQLRERLCELADAVPQRDAKGLFRLPVDRVFPMKGFGTVVTGTLLSGAVKRDDEVEILPGGVRAKVRGVQVHGEAVEKAYAGNRTALNFSGVSVEEINRGDTVVHPGEIEPTYMADARITVLGTARKPLKERDRLRLHIAAREVPVVVALLSSENIEGGEEGYVQLRSREKFVACPGDRFVLRGYSPARTVGGGVVLDHHPARHKGQKKEVAALLEVLDKGAPGERLKVFLDLRKHVGLTPEDAVSALMVTLEQARNLLQLSVRDGHAFVSDRKAQRHVSSGYIAELSAFALEILADYHRQNPLKKGIGAEELRSKFPAYIDDKLVAFTLERLAGEGKIILDAEKVRRSDFTLTLSLEDEGTQKRIRELVREKGFEAHTLETLVAGTGESAAALKPVVNYLVAEGRLVRTKEGFLFDAALMEGFVEKVKDLLAGKGEMGVSDVKDLTGASRKYAIPLLEYLDTNKITMRRGESRVAGVKGKKS, from the coding sequence ATGGCTCAACCAAAAAGAATCGTACTGGGAACCGCGGGCCACATCGACCACGGGAAAACCTCTCTGGTGCGGGCTCTCACGGGAATCGACACCGACAGGCTTAAGGAGGAGAAGCTCCGGGGCATTACCATCGAGCTCGGCTTCGCCACCCTCGACCTTCCCGGCGGGAGGCGCATGTCCATCGTCGACGTTCCGGGCCACGAGAAGTTCGTGCGGACGATGGTGGCGGGGGCTTCGGGCATAGACACCGTGCTTTTCGTTGTAGCGGCGGACGAGGGGGTGATGCCCCAGACGAGGGAGCACCTCGAAATATGCTCGCTTCTCGGCGTCGCCAGCGGGGTAGTGGCGCTCACCAAGGCGGACATGGTGGACGAGGAGTACCTGGAGCTGGCCCGCGAAGACGTGGCCTCCCTCGTAAAGGGAACCTTTCTGGAGGGAGCGCCGATAGTGCCGGTAAGCTCCGTCACCGGGCAGGGGCTCGACCAGCTTCGCGAGAGACTCTGCGAGCTGGCCGACGCGGTGCCCCAGCGCGACGCCAAGGGGCTCTTTCGCCTTCCCGTGGACAGGGTCTTCCCTATGAAGGGGTTCGGCACCGTCGTAACGGGAACCCTCCTCTCCGGGGCGGTAAAGCGCGACGACGAGGTGGAGATACTGCCCGGAGGCGTGCGCGCGAAGGTCAGGGGGGTGCAGGTCCACGGTGAAGCGGTCGAAAAGGCCTACGCGGGAAACCGCACGGCCCTCAACTTCTCCGGCGTGAGCGTCGAGGAGATAAACCGGGGCGACACGGTCGTCCACCCCGGCGAGATAGAGCCCACCTACATGGCCGACGCCAGAATAACCGTACTTGGTACCGCCAGAAAGCCGCTGAAGGAGCGTGACCGCCTGCGGCTCCACATCGCCGCGAGGGAGGTGCCTGTGGTGGTGGCGCTCCTCAGCTCGGAAAATATCGAGGGCGGCGAGGAGGGGTACGTCCAGCTTCGCTCGCGTGAAAAATTCGTGGCCTGCCCCGGCGACAGGTTCGTCCTTCGCGGCTACTCACCGGCGCGGACGGTGGGCGGAGGCGTTGTCCTCGACCACCACCCGGCGCGCCACAAGGGGCAAAAGAAAGAGGTCGCCGCCCTCCTCGAAGTGCTCGACAAGGGCGCTCCCGGCGAGAGGCTGAAGGTGTTTCTGGACCTTAGAAAGCACGTCGGGCTGACGCCGGAGGACGCCGTTTCGGCGCTGATGGTGACGCTGGAACAGGCGAGAAACCTTCTCCAACTCTCGGTGCGCGACGGCCACGCTTTCGTCTCCGACAGAAAGGCCCAGCGCCACGTCAGTTCGGGGTACATCGCCGAGCTTTCGGCCTTCGCCCTCGAAATCCTCGCCGATTACCACAGACAAAACCCGCTCAAGAAGGGAATCGGAGCCGAGGAGCTTCGCAGCAAGTTCCCCGCTTACATCGACGACAAGCTCGTCGCCTTCACCCTGGAAAGGCTGGCCGGGGAGGGGAAGATAATCCTCGACGCGGAGAAGGTGAGGCGAAGCGATTTCACCCTTACCCTGAGCCTGGAGGACGAGGGAACCCAGAAGCGGATAAGGGAACTGGTGCGCGAGAAGGGGTTCGAGGCGCACACCCTGGAGACTCTTGTGGCCGGGACGGGTGAGAGCGCCGCGGCGCTTAAGCCGGTAGTGAATTACCTCGTGGCCGAGGGCAGGCTCGTCAGGACCAAGGAGGGTTTTCTCTTCGACGCCGCGCTGATGGAGGGTTTCGTCGAAAAGGTGAAAGACCTTCTGGCCGGAAAGGGGGAGATGGGGGTGAGCGACGTAAAGGACCTCACCGGCGCGTCCAGAAAGTACGCGATACCCCTTCTCGAATACCTCGACACCAACAAAATCACCATGCGGCGCGGCGAAAGCCGGGTGGCCGGGGTCAAAGGAAAGAAAAGCTAG